One Kallotenue papyrolyticum genomic window carries:
- a CDS encoding carbohydrate ABC transporter permease, with protein MTVTQREIWAGRILLSLLMAFTILPFISIFLTALHPSGTVPDGLAWPEQPQWGNFVEAFRVAHMPTLLRSSTLIVLAVVPLALTIATMAGYAIGHLRIPGARVLLILFVFGLTLPLPGIIVPIYVLERAIGIYNTRLAIVLPLIALYMPFAVFWMRAHFVSMPMELSEAARVDGANAWQLFWRIHVPLARAPLTSLGILLSIWTWNQFLLALVLVEDPNRRTMAGALGAFQGHYATDIPLLCAGTILILLPTLILFIIFQRHIIVALLQGAIKG; from the coding sequence ATGACAGTCACACAACGTGAAATCTGGGCTGGCCGCATCCTATTGAGCCTACTAATGGCATTCACGATCCTGCCATTCATTAGTATTTTTTTGACCGCACTCCATCCCTCTGGCACGGTTCCCGATGGGTTGGCATGGCCGGAGCAGCCACAGTGGGGCAACTTCGTTGAAGCATTCCGGGTGGCACACATGCCGACGCTCTTGCGATCGAGTACGTTGATTGTTCTCGCGGTCGTGCCGCTTGCTTTGACGATCGCCACCATGGCCGGTTACGCGATTGGTCATCTCCGTATCCCGGGGGCACGCGTGTTACTGATCCTCTTCGTTTTTGGGCTGACGCTCCCATTGCCGGGAATTATTGTTCCGATCTACGTGTTGGAGCGAGCGATAGGGATATATAACACGCGCCTTGCGATCGTATTGCCGTTGATCGCTTTATACATGCCCTTTGCTGTTTTTTGGATGCGTGCGCACTTTGTCAGTATGCCGATGGAATTGTCCGAGGCGGCGCGTGTTGATGGCGCAAATGCATGGCAGTTGTTCTGGCGTATCCATGTGCCACTGGCACGTGCTCCGCTCACCTCGCTTGGGATTCTCCTATCCATCTGGACCTGGAACCAGTTCCTACTGGCGCTGGTGCTGGTTGAGGATCCAAACCGGCGGACCATGGCTGGAGCTCTCGGCGCGTTTCAAGGTCATTATGCAACCGATATTCCTTTGTTATGCGCGGGTACGATCCTGATTCTCTTGCCTACGCTCATACTATTTATAATATTTCAGCGTCATATCATTGTGGCACTGCTGCAGGGTGCAATAAAAGGGTGA
- a CDS encoding CPBP family intramembrane glutamic endopeptidase: MYSSTSTTTTLEPAGRTLNRPLLLGALIVLLALSGLGFWLGGELGQFMLAGLQIWPLIVLAVLAYLGVERLWARILALLWLTGIVAAVALTSLGLTTAVLAPELVNASPTGAPVDLRQALTPEDTLRLLLTMALLGASLLPGLVLLVPAVRRGLARLIPINPDSFVHTIALVAVVTLMPLCCVPLLVLGEPPLLALLRGGGAEALTGGQDDAALLRSTIYVLVWQVPGAILAVGYGVRRHLGEALRRLGFVRPTLRQVLIGIGAAVALVVLVTLLSAGIDRLWQSMGWPRTDEQAFEQLLAFAFSPLGAVVIGVTAGVGEELAIRGVLQPRLGILLSNLFFTVLHAWQYNWDALLVVFLIGLALGWLRKRTNTTTSAIAHGTYDFILIMLTVLQIPGMSE, encoded by the coding sequence ATGTACTCATCAACTTCGACTACCACCACCCTAGAGCCCGCCGGACGGACGCTCAACCGACCGCTGCTACTCGGCGCGCTGATCGTGCTGCTGGCGCTCTCCGGTCTGGGCTTCTGGCTGGGCGGCGAGCTGGGGCAGTTTATGCTGGCCGGCCTGCAGATCTGGCCCCTGATCGTGCTGGCGGTGCTGGCCTATCTCGGCGTTGAGCGCCTCTGGGCGCGCATCCTGGCGCTGCTGTGGCTGACAGGCATCGTTGCGGCAGTGGCGCTGACCAGTCTGGGCCTGACCACCGCTGTGCTTGCGCCGGAACTGGTCAACGCCTCGCCAACAGGAGCACCGGTCGATCTGCGCCAGGCGCTGACGCCCGAAGATACGCTGCGCCTGCTGCTGACAATGGCACTGCTGGGCGCGAGCCTGCTACCGGGCCTGGTGCTGCTGGTGCCGGCGGTGCGGCGTGGTCTGGCCCGGCTGATCCCAATCAACCCCGACTCGTTTGTGCACACCATCGCGCTCGTGGCGGTGGTCACGCTGATGCCGCTGTGCTGCGTGCCCCTGCTGGTGCTGGGCGAACCCCCACTGCTGGCGCTGCTGCGTGGAGGCGGAGCCGAGGCGCTCACCGGCGGTCAGGATGATGCGGCACTGCTCCGCAGCACAATCTACGTACTCGTCTGGCAGGTGCCCGGTGCGATCCTGGCAGTGGGCTACGGCGTGCGGCGACACTTGGGAGAGGCATTGCGCCGTTTGGGCTTTGTACGGCCCACGCTGCGCCAGGTGCTGATCGGCATCGGCGCGGCGGTGGCGCTGGTCGTGCTGGTCACGCTGCTCAGCGCCGGGATCGACCGGCTCTGGCAATCTATGGGTTGGCCGCGCACCGACGAACAGGCCTTTGAGCAGCTGCTGGCGTTCGCGTTCAGCCCGCTGGGGGCGGTCGTGATCGGCGTCACCGCCGGCGTAGGTGAGGAGTTGGCGATCCGCGGCGTGTTGCAGCCACGCCTCGGCATTCTGCTCTCCAACCTGTTCTTTACCGTGCTGCACGCCTGGCAGTACAACTGGGACGCGCTGCTGGTCGTGTTTCTGATCGGCTTGGCGCTGGGCTGGCTGCGCAAACGCACCAACACCACCACCAGCGCCATCGCGCACGGCACCTACGACTTCATTCTGATCATGCTGACGGTGCTGCAGATCCCGGGGATGAGCGAGTAA
- a CDS encoding sensor histidine kinase, with amino-acid sequence MRRHSLLTRLTLSHVLVTLAGTTLLITTLLLLAGAGLRQATQADLASRAQVMALYAAEIAPDSATLAAIAADLPRRFLLEPGMALRVFAPNGNLLFASSDLGPFPSAAVRPLLTSPLPLQPLARETDRRFVAQAVTRNGQPLGVIELSQSIARERKLLTLLALALLPSTLLALIGAALAGHLLARSLVRPLTRLRHVATAIAGGELQTRSDDRSHDEIGQLAAQLNRMADELQARLAEVERLATARQEFYRAVSHELRTPLTAIRGMAENLEDDATPEQRAALAVIQQEALRLQDLVEELLRPRTTGPSPLRHRQALDIAVLIDEVCRIMQPRALRAGVALHHEVQGKLRMRGDRDRLKQALLNLIDNALIWTPPGGQVRLSAWRDATTIRIQVRDTGPGMPPQLGERVWERGVSTSGGQGLGLALVREVAQAHGGSAQLLPGAGATVELRLPVAERPCAGAQTT; translated from the coding sequence ATGCGCCGCCATTCGCTGCTGACGCGCCTGACTCTCTCACATGTGCTGGTGACGCTGGCCGGCACGACGCTGCTGATCACAACGTTGCTGCTGCTGGCCGGCGCTGGCCTGCGCCAGGCGACGCAAGCGGATCTGGCCAGTCGCGCCCAGGTGATGGCGCTCTACGCCGCGGAGATCGCGCCCGACAGCGCCACGCTGGCGGCGATCGCCGCCGATCTGCCCCGGCGTTTTCTGCTGGAGCCGGGCATGGCCCTGCGCGTCTTCGCGCCGAACGGCAATCTACTCTTTGCCAGCAGCGATCTGGGCCCCTTCCCATCGGCTGCCGTCCGGCCGCTGCTCACCAGTCCCCTGCCACTGCAGCCGCTGGCGCGCGAAACCGATCGCCGTTTTGTGGCGCAGGCCGTCACACGCAATGGGCAGCCGCTGGGCGTGATCGAGCTGTCGCAGTCGATCGCTCGCGAACGCAAGCTGCTGACGCTACTGGCCCTGGCGCTGCTGCCCAGCACACTGCTGGCGCTCATCGGCGCGGCACTCGCCGGCCACCTGCTGGCGCGCAGCCTGGTCCGTCCGCTCACACGGCTCAGGCACGTTGCCACAGCGATTGCCGGCGGCGAGCTCCAGACGCGCTCGGACGATCGCAGCCACGACGAGATCGGCCAGCTCGCAGCGCAGCTCAACCGCATGGCCGATGAGTTGCAGGCACGCCTGGCTGAAGTAGAGCGCCTGGCCACCGCCCGGCAGGAGTTCTACCGCGCGGTGTCCCATGAGCTGCGCACGCCGCTGACCGCGATTCGCGGTATGGCTGAAAACCTGGAGGACGACGCTACGCCGGAGCAGCGGGCAGCGCTGGCCGTGATTCAACAGGAAGCGCTGCGACTGCAGGACCTGGTGGAAGAACTGCTGCGGCCGCGCACCACCGGCCCGTCCCCGCTCCGTCACCGTCAGGCGCTGGACATCGCGGTGCTGATCGACGAGGTGTGCCGCATCATGCAGCCACGCGCGCTGCGCGCCGGCGTAGCGCTGCACCACGAAGTGCAGGGCAAGCTGCGCATGCGCGGCGATCGCGATCGTCTCAAGCAGGCGCTGCTCAACTTGATCGACAACGCGCTGATCTGGACGCCACCCGGCGGGCAGGTCCGCCTCAGCGCCTGGCGCGACGCCACCACCATCCGGATCCAGGTGCGCGATACAGGACCAGGCATGCCGCCACAGCTCGGCGAGCGTGTCTGGGAGCGCGGCGTCAGCACCTCAGGCGGTCAAGGGCTGGGACTGGCCCTGGTGCGCGAGGTGGCGCAGGCGCACGGTGGGAGCGCGCAGCTGCTGCCCGGCGCGGGCGCGACGGTTGAGCTACGGCTGCCCGTCGCGGAGCGGCCCTGTGCCGGCGCTCAGACCACCTGA
- a CDS encoding inositol monophosphatase produces MIRDRYRLLERLRAVHAAIRDAIAAACLADPPEARAAVVGEEGGDTIFAIDRVSEATLLAHFDALAEEWPHVLIAEGLGTSGQVVLPRGSDPARAELRIIVDPIDGTRGLMYDKRPAWILTGVAPNHGPGTSLADIELALQTEIPLPRQYLSDAFWAVAGEGVGGERRDRLTGATHPLAPRPSRATTIAQGYGGIARFFPGGRDELAAVEEALIRRVLGTSGGRALTFEDQYISTGGQLYELIMGHDRWLADLRPLLRPVLQRRGQWPIMCCHPYDLCTELIAREAGVIITDERGRRIAAPLDVHSSVAWIGYANAAIRAQVEPALRLALRERGLLPPTATPQVV; encoded by the coding sequence GTGATCCGTGACCGCTACCGCCTGCTAGAGCGGCTACGCGCTGTCCATGCCGCCATTCGCGACGCGATCGCAGCTGCCTGCCTTGCGGATCCGCCGGAGGCGCGGGCAGCGGTGGTCGGCGAGGAGGGCGGTGATACCATCTTCGCCATCGACCGCGTCTCGGAAGCAACGCTCCTGGCCCATTTCGATGCGCTGGCCGAGGAGTGGCCACATGTGTTGATCGCCGAAGGGCTGGGCACCAGTGGTCAGGTGGTGCTGCCGCGCGGCAGCGATCCTGCCCGCGCCGAACTGCGCATCATCGTCGATCCGATCGATGGCACGCGTGGCCTGATGTATGACAAACGCCCGGCCTGGATCCTGACGGGAGTGGCGCCCAATCATGGCCCTGGCACCAGCCTGGCGGATATCGAGCTGGCACTCCAGACCGAGATTCCCCTGCCGCGCCAGTACCTGAGCGATGCCTTCTGGGCGGTGGCAGGTGAGGGTGTCGGCGGCGAACGTCGTGATCGCCTCACGGGCGCGACCCACCCCCTGGCGCCACGGCCGTCGCGGGCGACTACCATCGCCCAGGGCTATGGCGGCATCGCGCGCTTCTTCCCCGGCGGCCGCGACGAACTGGCCGCCGTCGAAGAGGCACTCATCCGGCGGGTGTTGGGCACAAGCGGCGGCCGCGCACTGACCTTTGAAGATCAGTACATTTCCACCGGTGGTCAACTCTACGAATTGATCATGGGCCATGATCGCTGGCTGGCCGACCTGCGTCCGCTCTTGCGTCCGGTGCTGCAACGGCGTGGCCAGTGGCCGATCATGTGCTGCCATCCCTACGATCTGTGCACCGAGCTGATCGCGCGCGAGGCCGGTGTGATCATCACCGATGAGCGCGGCCGGCGCATCGCCGCACCGCTGGATGTGCACAGCAGTGTGGCCTGGATCGGGTATGCCAATGCGGCTATTCGCGCCCAGGTCGAGCCGGCGTTGCGCTTGGCGCTGCGCGAGCGCGGCCTCCTCCCCCCTACGGCCACGCCTCAGGTGGTCTGA
- a CDS encoding lamin tail domain-containing protein: MLPRSSRIVHALVGALWLIGALAQRPLARAAPLVCATAPSSGEPTSLINEIYAAPPSGEREWVELYNPHSVALDVSGWKLSDGRNTRTLPAASLIPAQGWLRYELSAPIFDNSGDEVRLLHPDGWVADCLRYDSAAATFSWSRMPDGGADWWPTQRRSPGAANAPTLLINEVLPLPSDSGSVWVELVNDGSAAQDVAGLLLDAEASSSGVAVLPPASLAPDGWLVIALPSAFVAAGDALQLFTVDGYILDLVAWRDAQPGVAYGRYPDRAPDWQVVDPSPGQANRLRSEATPEATPRPTDPSVTPTPLVPWAITPQPTPTREPPTPTAPPTPTEPPPPTATASPTRTPIPTRTPTPTHEATPTDEPTPTHEATPTRTPTATRTPTATRTPTATREPTPTRTLTPTRTPTTTRAPTATRTPTPTREATPTRAPTATRTPTPTREATPTHAPTATRTPTAPGLDRRAATPPAGDGTRAAPGEVLITQVMYDVAGSGGEPEGEWVVIRNQTERPIELRGWALRDSRASSPLPSATLPARGAALIAASPLVRESVPTFDGLWLELAGRIGNGLGNSGDALALLDAAGTLIDALSWGEDDSVFQPPVERVLAGQTLLRRAVPDSDTAADWQAGPPIPGALPAAAASDEAVERLAAQPPGGPQADDTLPAQPLEATDGAPAALPPLQGRLALSEVAPWAGWLELYNPQPDPLVPEGWLVQIDGQQVGLPAATIAGYGFLVIEAAPDLLQRAAALQLVRADGRLLDLTMVPALPPGTTWSRYPVHGGGWLAGTPPTPGRFNLPPAATPTATPTPPLPVAAAPLGEQASNLAVPPQTAAGTTLFWSRWLMALSLALLIGWGLARLLAGSQRHGVPTSSDEAGHVLAERD; this comes from the coding sequence ATGCTGCCACGCTCTTCAAGAATCGTGCACGCGCTGGTGGGAGCGCTCTGGCTGATCGGTGCGCTCGCGCAGCGACCCCTTGCTCGGGCCGCGCCGTTGGTCTGCGCTACGGCTCCGTCGAGCGGTGAACCCACGTCGTTGATCAACGAAATCTATGCCGCGCCACCCTCGGGCGAGCGCGAGTGGGTCGAGCTCTACAATCCACATTCCGTCGCACTGGATGTGAGCGGCTGGAAGCTGAGCGACGGCAGGAATACGCGCACGCTGCCGGCAGCATCACTGATCCCGGCGCAGGGCTGGCTGCGTTATGAGTTGAGCGCGCCGATCTTCGACAACAGCGGCGACGAGGTGCGCCTGCTGCATCCAGATGGATGGGTGGCGGACTGCCTACGCTACGATAGCGCTGCGGCAACGTTCTCCTGGAGCCGTATGCCCGATGGCGGCGCTGACTGGTGGCCGACGCAGCGCCGTTCACCGGGCGCGGCCAACGCGCCTACGCTGTTGATCAACGAAGTATTGCCCCTGCCGAGCGACTCCGGCAGCGTGTGGGTGGAACTGGTCAATGATGGCAGCGCGGCCCAGGACGTCGCCGGGCTGCTGCTCGATGCCGAGGCGTCGTCATCGGGTGTGGCCGTGCTGCCGCCGGCCAGTCTGGCGCCGGATGGCTGGCTGGTGATCGCTCTGCCGTCTGCCTTCGTCGCGGCGGGCGACGCCCTGCAGCTCTTCACGGTTGATGGCTATATCCTTGACCTAGTGGCATGGCGCGATGCGCAGCCGGGCGTGGCCTACGGTCGCTATCCGGATCGCGCTCCTGACTGGCAGGTGGTTGATCCATCGCCAGGACAGGCGAATCGCCTCCGGTCTGAGGCGACGCCGGAAGCAACGCCCCGACCTACCGACCCGAGCGTCACGCCGACGCCCCTGGTGCCCTGGGCGATCACCCCGCAGCCCACCCCTACGCGTGAGCCGCCCACACCGACCGCGCCCCCCACGCCCACGGAACCGCCCCCGCCGACCGCCACCGCATCGCCCACGCGCACGCCCATTCCCACGCGCACGCCCACCCCAACACACGAAGCGACTCCGACAGACGAGCCCACGCCGACGCACGAAGCGACACCGACGCGGACCCCAACCGCAACCCGCACGCCCACCGCAACCCGCACGCCCACCGCGACGCGCGAACCAACGCCGACCAGAACACTCACGCCAACGCGTACCCCTACCACGACGCGCGCGCCGACTGCGACCAGAACGCCCACGCCGACCCGCGAAGCGACGCCCACGCGCGCGCCGACCGCGACCAGAACGCCCACGCCGACCCGCGAAGCGACGCCCACGCACGCGCCGACCGCAACCCGCACGCCCACCGCGCCCGGTCTCGACCGTCGCGCTGCGACGCCGCCGGCTGGCGACGGCACGCGCGCTGCGCCCGGCGAGGTGCTGATTACCCAGGTGATGTATGACGTAGCCGGCAGTGGCGGTGAGCCTGAAGGCGAGTGGGTGGTGATTCGCAATCAGACCGAACGGCCCATCGAGCTGCGCGGTTGGGCGCTGCGCGATAGCCGCGCGAGCTCGCCCTTGCCGTCGGCAACCTTGCCGGCGCGTGGCGCGGCGCTGATTGCGGCCTCACCGCTGGTGCGCGAATCCGTGCCGACCTTCGATGGGCTTTGGCTCGAACTCGCAGGGCGCATCGGCAATGGACTGGGCAACAGCGGCGATGCGCTGGCGCTGCTGGATGCGGCCGGCACGCTGATCGACGCGCTGTCCTGGGGCGAGGACGACAGTGTGTTTCAGCCACCCGTAGAGCGCGTGCTCGCCGGCCAGACCCTGCTCCGCCGCGCCGTGCCCGATAGCGACACCGCCGCTGACTGGCAGGCTGGGCCACCCATTCCCGGTGCACTGCCGGCGGCGGCGGCAAGCGATGAAGCGGTGGAGCGTCTGGCGGCACAACCGCCGGGCGGGCCTCAGGCCGATGATACGTTGCCGGCGCAGCCTCTGGAAGCGACAGACGGCGCCCCGGCAGCATTGCCACCACTGCAGGGGCGCCTGGCGCTGAGCGAGGTCGCGCCGTGGGCGGGCTGGCTCGAGCTGTACAATCCACAGCCGGATCCACTCGTGCCGGAGGGCTGGCTGGTGCAGATCGATGGGCAGCAAGTCGGGCTGCCGGCAGCCACCATCGCCGGGTACGGGTTTCTGGTGATCGAGGCCGCTCCCGATCTGCTGCAGCGGGCGGCTGCGCTCCAACTGGTGCGCGCGGATGGGCGGCTACTCGATCTTACCATGGTGCCGGCGTTGCCGCCGGGGACGACCTGGAGCCGCTATCCGGTACACGGCGGCGGCTGGCTGGCCGGCACGCCGCCAACGCCGGGCCGCTTCAACCTGCCACCCGCGGCCACGCCCACAGCGACGCCCACGCCCCCGCTACCGGTGGCAGCCGCGCCACTCGGCGAACAAGCGTCCAACCTGGCAGTGCCGCCCCAGACCGCGGCGGGAACAACCCTGTTCTGGTCGCGCTGGCTGATGGCGCTGTCGCTGGCGCTGCTGATCGGCTGGGGCCTGGCGCGCCTGCTAGCGGGATCGCAGCGCCATGGTGTGCCCACGTCCTCGGATGAAGCCGGCCATGTGCTAGCGGAGCGCGACTAG
- a CDS encoding cytochrome c biogenesis CcdA family protein, with the protein MHLANERRWSVSRLLLVAGLALAVLLLTIGLITPAGDLPLQAAIGGQSVLGTVLALALPTFLAGVFSFLSPCTLPILPAYFAFTFQAKRHQIALMTLAFFLGLATTMTLLGATLSVIGRMIFYQRPVLMLLGGLLIMAFGVLSMLGKGFAGLHLQQRPSATFAGTYFFGLTFALGWSACTGPILGALFTLMASQGVTVLAGAVLALIYALGLALPLFLVAVFFKQLGRGSRVWNVLRGRAWTISLFGHSLHLHSTSVLSGLLLIGIGYLLATGQLFRLSQVAQQSQAGAWAIAIETWISRVFRAY; encoded by the coding sequence ATGCATCTTGCGAACGAACGCCGGTGGTCTGTGAGTCGCCTGCTGCTGGTTGCGGGCCTGGCGCTGGCCGTGCTCCTCCTGACCATCGGCCTGATCACGCCGGCCGGCGACCTGCCGCTCCAAGCGGCGATTGGCGGCCAGAGTGTACTTGGCACCGTGCTGGCGCTGGCATTGCCGACCTTTCTGGCGGGCGTGTTTTCGTTTCTCTCGCCCTGCACGCTGCCGATCCTGCCGGCCTACTTCGCCTTTACCTTTCAGGCCAAGCGTCACCAGATCGCCCTGATGACGCTGGCCTTTTTCCTGGGTCTGGCTACGACCATGACCCTGCTGGGTGCGACCCTGTCTGTGATCGGGCGGATGATCTTCTACCAGCGGCCGGTGCTCATGCTGCTGGGTGGGCTGCTGATCATGGCCTTTGGCGTGCTGAGCATGCTCGGCAAAGGCTTTGCCGGGCTGCACCTGCAGCAACGGCCCAGCGCCACCTTCGCCGGCACCTACTTCTTCGGACTCACCTTTGCGCTGGGTTGGAGCGCCTGCACCGGTCCGATTCTGGGCGCGCTGTTCACATTGATGGCCTCGCAGGGGGTAACCGTATTGGCCGGTGCGGTGCTGGCGCTGATCTATGCGCTGGGCCTGGCGCTGCCGTTGTTCCTGGTGGCCGTCTTTTTCAAGCAGCTTGGACGCGGCAGTCGCGTCTGGAACGTGCTGCGCGGTCGCGCCTGGACCATATCACTCTTCGGGCACAGCCTGCACCTGCATTCCACCAGCGTGCTGAGCGGCCTGTTGTTGATCGGCATCGGCTACCTGCTGGCCACCGGCCAGCTCTTCCGCCTCTCGCAGGTGGCGCAGCAGTCGCAGGCCGGCGCGTGGGCGATCGCCATCGAAACCTGGATCAGTCGGGTCTTCCGCGCCTACTGA